Proteins from a single region of Thermotoga maritima MSB8:
- a CDS encoding DUF1667 domain-containing protein: MFKNVVCVQCPIGCKIKVELTEDGHIKSITGNRCPRGVEYAKDEIKDPKRVVPTSIRVLNGELPLASVKTDKPIPKRFIPELMKIVREIKVEAPVKAGDVVLRDLFGTGANLVVTRTVRRLENGSKEIQKDSTGWSDG; encoded by the coding sequence ATGTTCAAAAATGTCGTTTGCGTTCAGTGCCCGATCGGGTGTAAAATTAAGGTGGAGCTAACTGAAGACGGCCACATAAAATCCATAACAGGAAACAGGTGCCCACGAGGTGTTGAATACGCAAAGGATGAGATAAAAGATCCAAAAAGAGTCGTTCCAACGAGCATCAGAGTATTGAACGGAGAGCTTCCACTCGCATCCGTCAAGACAGACAAACCGATTCCGAAGAGATTCATACCGGAACTCATGAAGATAGTTAGAGAAATCAAAGTGGAAGCCCCCGTGAAGGCCGGTGATGTTGTTCTAAGAGATCTCTTTGGAACAGGAGCGAATCTTGTTGTAACAAGAACGGTGAGGAGGTTAGAAAATGGATCCAAAGAAATTCAAAAAGATAGCACTGGTTGGAGCGACGGTTAA
- a CDS encoding STAS domain-containing protein, whose product MNNLKLDIVEQDDKAIVRVQGDIDAYNSSELKEQLRNFISTTSKKKIVLDLSSVSYMDSAGLGTLVVILKDAKINGKEFILSSLKESISRILKLTHLDKIFKITDTVEEA is encoded by the coding sequence ATGAACAACCTCAAACTCGATATCGTTGAACAGGATGACAAAGCCATCGTGAGAGTGCAGGGGGACATAGACGCTTACAATTCTTCGGAGTTGAAGGAACAGCTTAGAAACTTCATCTCGACCACCAGCAAGAAGAAGATCGTCCTCGATCTTTCGTCTGTCTCCTACATGGACAGCGCGGGCCTTGGAACACTCGTTGTGATTTTGAAGGACGCGAAAATCAACGGAAAGGAGTTCATCCTCAGCTCACTGAAAGAAAGCATATCGAGAATACTAAAACTTACCCATCTCGATAAGATCTTCAAAATCACCGATACAGTGGAGGAGGCGTGA
- the cmk gene encoding (d)CMP kinase: protein MGFQIAIDGPAASGKSTIAKLLAEKLGFDHLNTGATYRAVAVYLHEKGLSSSSAEEEIENVLKDLKIDYVNGRVYINGEDYTEKIQSPEAGVLASNFARLEVVRRHLVRIQREICDDKNIVVEGRDIGTVVLPNAHLKIFLTASLEARVERKLKEYQKRGLKVTKEEVERELISRDEQDSKRNVAPLKPAEDAVIIDTTSMSVEEVLDRILKLVRERMNT from the coding sequence ATGGGGTTTCAAATAGCAATAGACGGTCCCGCAGCGTCTGGAAAGTCCACAATAGCAAAGCTTCTTGCTGAAAAACTCGGCTTCGATCATCTGAACACGGGAGCAACGTACCGTGCCGTTGCAGTTTATCTGCACGAAAAAGGGCTCAGTTCCTCTTCCGCTGAAGAAGAGATCGAAAACGTGCTGAAAGATCTGAAGATAGACTATGTGAACGGAAGAGTCTACATCAACGGAGAGGATTACACAGAAAAGATTCAAAGTCCAGAGGCGGGGGTTCTTGCCTCAAATTTTGCCAGGCTTGAAGTTGTGAGAAGGCACCTGGTCAGAATCCAGCGGGAAATATGTGACGACAAAAACATCGTGGTCGAGGGAAGGGATATAGGAACGGTTGTGCTTCCAAACGCTCACCTGAAGATATTTCTCACAGCGTCTCTGGAAGCGCGCGTAGAGAGAAAGTTGAAAGAGTACCAGAAAAGAGGTCTAAAGGTCACAAAAGAAGAAGTTGAAAGAGAACTCATCTCGAGGGATGAGCAGGATTCCAAGCGGAACGTAGCCCCATTGAAACCAGCGGAAGATGCTGTGATCATAGACACAACCAGTATGAGTGTGGAAGAAGTGCTCGACAGGATCCTAAAACTGGTCAGGGAGAGGATGAACACTTGA
- a CDS encoding CoA-binding protein, giving the protein MDPKKFKKIALVGATVNPRKYGNVILKDLVSKGFEVLPVNPKYDEIEGFRVYKSVEELPENIDVIVFVVPPEVALEETKKAYDAGFRRFWYQPGAFSEEIKRFLDSLKDVEYSAEKCIMVETSSSRGFLNL; this is encoded by the coding sequence ATGGATCCAAAGAAATTCAAAAAGATAGCACTGGTTGGAGCGACGGTTAATCCAAGAAAGTACGGAAACGTGATACTTAAAGATCTGGTTTCCAAGGGATTCGAGGTTTTACCGGTGAATCCCAAGTACGACGAGATAGAAGGTTTCAGGGTTTACAAAAGCGTGGAGGAACTTCCTGAAAACATCGATGTGATAGTCTTCGTTGTACCACCTGAAGTCGCACTTGAAGAAACAAAGAAGGCGTACGACGCGGGTTTCAGAAGATTCTGGTATCAACCGGGAGCGTTCTCAGAAGAGATCAAAAGATTCCTCGATTCTTTGAAAGACGTGGAATATTCCGCTGAAAAGTGTATCATGGTAGAAACTTCATCTTCCAGAGGATTCTTGAACTTGTAG
- a CDS encoding translation initiation factor eIF-2B, giving the protein MEVLSFLKELNTEGSQEVLEKLLKFLKENSEKLDSGEVSKEIGIFCEEKPMAVLEKLAFFLENHSLKELEKFERAVEKSFARTTDYASNFFKNKKILTLSNSKTLLEVFRKARPPMVFVLESHPGGEGKILVESLRKIHLRAEPVEDLLAYRILRMVDVCLTGADYVDESGNVLNKVGTTTLAILSRELRKPFFVVADPFKFGSKKLKDTNLFEVVPSELITAIITDPEGGTLC; this is encoded by the coding sequence ATGGAAGTTTTGAGTTTTTTGAAAGAATTGAACACAGAGGGATCCCAGGAAGTTCTGGAAAAGTTGTTAAAATTTCTCAAAGAGAACTCTGAAAAGCTTGACTCCGGGGAAGTATCGAAAGAGATAGGCATTTTCTGTGAAGAGAAACCCATGGCCGTTCTCGAAAAACTGGCTTTTTTTCTGGAAAATCATTCCCTGAAAGAACTGGAGAAATTCGAGAGAGCTGTGGAGAAATCCTTCGCTCGAACTACAGACTACGCGTCGAATTTTTTCAAAAATAAAAAAATTCTCACGCTGAGCAACAGCAAAACACTGCTGGAGGTGTTTCGTAAAGCCAGACCTCCTATGGTTTTCGTTCTCGAGTCACACCCGGGCGGAGAAGGGAAAATACTGGTAGAATCTTTGAGGAAGATACACCTTCGCGCTGAACCTGTAGAAGATCTGCTGGCCTACAGGATTCTCAGAATGGTTGACGTCTGTTTGACGGGAGCCGACTACGTGGACGAATCGGGGAATGTTTTAAACAAAGTGGGAACCACCACCCTGGCTATTCTGAGCAGAGAGTTGAGGAAACCGTTCTTCGTTGTGGCGGATCCCTTCAAATTCGGTTCGAAGAAGCTGAAAGATACAAACCTTTTTGAAGTGGTACCGTCTGAGTTGATAACGGCGATAATAACCGACCCTGAGGGAGGGACATTATGCTGA
- a CDS encoding NAD(P)/FAD-dependent oxidoreductase, translated as MRVDVMVIGAGAAGMAAALKAKEEGAEVLLVERDERTGGILNQCIHNGFGLHYFRQELTGPEYAERFQEKMEKMGIRALTNAYVKRVEDRRVILVTEQGIEEVEVGALVYATGARERPFGSLMIPGDRPSGIFTAGVAQRLINIENRLPGKRALILGSGDIGLIMARRLTLEGMEVVGVVERLPYAGGLLRNVIQCLEDYNIPLYLSSTVVEVRGRERLEEVVVAKVDEQFRPIPRTERVFKVDTLVLSVGLIPQVELIENLVVKNPTSRGVGVSNIGQTSRDWIFSAGNCTVIFDLVDYVSYEGETAGRYAAKFVKGEIPREKIPVRPGKNVMVVHPIWYTPAEPLTLYLRVKKPMEKGRLVVGRFAREFEDLVPSEMLRVKISDRDLEGLDEIVVSVEEVN; from the coding sequence ATGAGGGTCGACGTGATGGTGATAGGAGCCGGAGCTGCCGGAATGGCGGCGGCGTTGAAAGCAAAAGAAGAAGGGGCGGAAGTTCTTCTCGTCGAGAGAGACGAAAGAACCGGAGGAATATTGAACCAGTGTATACACAACGGTTTTGGTCTTCACTATTTCAGGCAGGAACTCACCGGACCGGAGTACGCTGAAAGATTCCAGGAAAAGATGGAAAAGATGGGAATAAGAGCGCTGACGAATGCTTATGTGAAACGTGTTGAGGACAGAAGGGTGATCCTCGTCACCGAACAAGGCATAGAGGAAGTAGAAGTGGGAGCGCTCGTCTACGCGACAGGTGCCAGGGAAAGACCTTTTGGTAGTCTCATGATCCCAGGAGACAGGCCCTCCGGTATCTTCACAGCCGGTGTTGCCCAGAGACTCATCAACATAGAAAACAGGCTCCCCGGAAAACGTGCTCTCATACTGGGCTCCGGAGATATAGGTCTCATCATGGCAAGAAGGCTCACCCTCGAGGGAATGGAAGTCGTCGGTGTTGTGGAGCGTCTACCGTACGCGGGAGGCCTCCTCAGGAACGTGATACAGTGTCTTGAGGACTACAACATACCTTTGTACCTCTCCAGCACAGTCGTTGAGGTGAGAGGAAGAGAAAGATTGGAAGAAGTCGTGGTCGCAAAAGTGGATGAACAGTTCAGACCCATTCCGAGAACGGAGAGGGTGTTCAAAGTGGACACGCTGGTTTTGTCCGTTGGACTCATTCCTCAGGTGGAATTGATAGAAAACCTGGTGGTGAAAAATCCGACCTCCAGAGGTGTGGGAGTTTCAAATATAGGCCAGACCTCCAGAGACTGGATCTTTTCCGCTGGAAACTGCACAGTGATCTTCGATCTGGTGGATTACGTGAGCTACGAGGGTGAGACGGCGGGACGGTACGCCGCAAAGTTCGTGAAAGGCGAGATCCCGCGAGAAAAGATTCCCGTGAGACCCGGAAAAAACGTGATGGTGGTTCATCCGATCTGGTACACCCCTGCAGAACCTCTCACTCTCTACCTGAGAGTGAAGAAACCCATGGAGAAAGGAAGACTCGTAGTTGGAAGGTTCGCAAGGGAATTCGAAGATCTCGTGCCGAGTGAGATGCTGAGGGTGAAAATTTCCGACAGGGATCTCGAAGGACTCGATGAAATCGTGGTGTCCGTCGAGGAGGTGAATTGA
- the rsmA gene encoding 16S rRNA (adenine(1518)-N(6)/adenine(1519)-N(6))-dimethyltransferase RsmA, which yields MKTSDYLKKYGVRLKKHLGQVFLSDDRIAKRIVKAAELTPEDVVVEIGAGAGTLTEELAKTGARVIAYEIDESLAPILQERLSKYPNVELRFEDFLKAKNVPEGAICVSNIPYNITGPLMEKIIEWKFKRAIVMIQKEVGERILAKPGKKTYGYLSVVVQTFYEVKKLFDVSRSCFVPNPEVDSTVVDLKRKPVDLDFEKFKKFVSMIFAKKRKTLKNNLRPFLSIFEGVDLSRRAEQLTVEEIVELYEKWRRALECSRG from the coding sequence TTGAAGACGTCTGATTATCTGAAAAAGTACGGTGTAAGATTGAAAAAACACCTGGGACAGGTCTTTCTTTCAGACGATAGAATAGCGAAGCGCATCGTGAAAGCGGCTGAACTGACTCCAGAGGATGTGGTGGTGGAGATAGGAGCCGGAGCTGGAACTCTCACGGAAGAACTCGCTAAGACTGGTGCGAGGGTCATCGCCTACGAAATCGATGAAAGTCTTGCTCCGATTCTTCAAGAAAGACTTTCGAAGTATCCCAATGTGGAATTGAGATTCGAAGATTTCCTGAAAGCGAAAAACGTTCCTGAAGGCGCAATTTGTGTGTCCAACATCCCCTACAACATAACAGGTCCCCTCATGGAAAAGATCATAGAATGGAAATTCAAAAGAGCCATCGTCATGATTCAGAAAGAGGTTGGTGAAAGGATCCTGGCGAAACCCGGAAAGAAAACGTACGGATACCTTTCGGTTGTGGTTCAGACGTTCTACGAGGTGAAAAAGCTCTTCGATGTTTCAAGATCCTGTTTTGTACCGAACCCTGAGGTTGATTCCACAGTTGTAGATTTGAAGAGAAAACCTGTGGATTTGGATTTCGAAAAATTCAAAAAATTCGTCTCGATGATATTCGCAAAAAAAAGAAAAACGCTCAAAAATAATCTGAGACCGTTTCTTTCTATCTTCGAGGGAGTAGATTTGTCAAGAAGAGCGGAACAGCTCACCGTTGAGGAGATCGTGGAACTCTATGAAAAATGGAGGAGAGCACTCGAATGTTCAAGGGGATAA
- a CDS encoding DUF4912 domain-containing protein yields MRVKKAMKKKEVIKLIKEHVESAFSTTDSSSGVSTTVQRREEKDLNLPRTYDKNKLVLMPVNPYVVFAYWDFDQRTRELMKQKAREGKAVIRLYDVTFIMFNGTNAHRTFEHRLDELTLDAGNFYFNVPMPRADYLSEMGYLDDEGKFVSVLRSNVTRTPAASPSASSRERWYDLKNKKRTVVLSEGSLIKPVEKIRGVTSPGFPSGQGMMAQGIMWEIFRSGR; encoded by the coding sequence TTGAGAGTGAAAAAGGCCATGAAGAAGAAAGAAGTTATAAAACTCATCAAAGAGCATGTGGAATCCGCTTTTTCAACGACAGATTCTTCCTCGGGTGTTTCGACGACCGTTCAAAGGAGAGAAGAGAAAGATCTAAATCTTCCCAGAACTTACGATAAAAATAAGCTTGTTCTCATGCCGGTTAATCCCTACGTGGTTTTCGCTTACTGGGACTTCGATCAAAGAACAAGAGAGCTGATGAAACAAAAAGCCAGAGAAGGAAAGGCAGTGATCAGACTCTACGATGTGACTTTCATCATGTTCAATGGAACCAACGCGCACAGAACGTTTGAACACAGACTCGATGAACTCACGCTCGACGCAGGGAACTTCTACTTCAACGTTCCTATGCCGAGGGCAGATTATCTTTCGGAAATGGGCTACCTTGACGATGAGGGAAAGTTCGTTTCAGTGTTGAGGTCCAACGTCACCAGAACCCCTGCCGCTTCTCCTTCGGCCTCTTCCAGGGAAAGATGGTACGACTTGAAAAACAAAAAGCGAACAGTGGTACTGTCTGAGGGAAGTCTAATAAAGCCTGTTGAGAAAATAAGAGGTGTTACCTCACCCGGATTTCCTTCCGGACAGGGTATGATGGCCCAGGGAATAATGTGGGAAATTTTCAGGAGCGGGAGGTAA
- a CDS encoding glycerol-3-phosphate responsive antiterminator: MFKGIIAALWDMDSIGEIEPDVVFLLKSDILNLKFHLKILKDRGKTVFVDMDFVNGLGEGEEAILFVKKAGADGIITIKPKNYVVAKKNGIPAVLRFFALDSKAVERGIEQIETLGVDVVEVLPGAVAPKVARKIPGRTVIAAGLVETEEEAREILKHVSAISTSSRILWKMKFLP; encoded by the coding sequence ATGTTCAAGGGGATAATAGCTGCGCTGTGGGATATGGATTCCATAGGAGAAATAGAACCCGATGTGGTCTTCCTTTTGAAGAGCGACATTTTGAATCTGAAGTTTCATCTGAAGATTCTCAAAGACAGGGGAAAAACCGTTTTTGTTGATATGGATTTTGTGAACGGACTAGGAGAGGGAGAAGAAGCGATTCTTTTTGTGAAAAAGGCCGGTGCCGATGGTATCATCACGATAAAGCCAAAAAATTACGTCGTTGCAAAGAAGAACGGAATTCCCGCTGTCCTCAGATTCTTTGCTCTCGACTCGAAAGCGGTCGAAAGAGGTATCGAACAGATAGAAACGCTCGGGGTAGATGTGGTGGAAGTCCTTCCAGGTGCGGTGGCTCCGAAAGTGGCCAGAAAAATACCCGGCAGGACAGTGATCGCCGCCGGGCTCGTTGAAACAGAGGAAGAAGCTCGCGAAATCCTCAAACACGTTTCAGCGATCTCTACAAGTTCAAGAATCCTCTGGAAGATGAAGTTTCTACCATGA
- the aspS gene encoding aspartate--tRNA ligase, whose protein sequence is MLRTHTCGELRATDEGKKVKLCGWVDRIRDLGGVRFIDLRDRYGETQIVCDVNSEAYSVVDELTRESVVLVEGTVRKRPEGTENPNIETGEIEVVAERIEILSLADPLPFYPGETPKEEMRLKYRYIDLRSERMKRNIILRYRISKIIRDYFDELGFLEIETPFLTRSTPEGARDFLVPSRLRPGKFYALPQSPQLFKQILMISGFDRYFQIVRCFRDEDLRADRQPEFTQVDVEMSFVDVEDVLNVSEGMVSRVFKESSGIDLKVPFDRIPYDDAMEKYGTDKPDRRYGMELRDFGYAFETTEFKVIRNVLNEGGSVKGFIVPGFASEMSRKKGEELMARMKELGLGGLIWFKLDGGITSPHLKHLEKEFRKIAETENMNEGDVCLIAAHTDRNLLNEALGTLRLEIGKEHFSHLAKGFDVLWVVDFPYFEWSEEEERFVARHHPFTMPVLETLGDDYTKVRAKAYDLVINGYEVGGGSIRIHRRDIQEKIFELLGLSEEEAQKKFGFFLEAFRYGVPPHGGIAFGLDRLVSIIAGESSIREVIAFPKTGNGVCLLTGAPAEVDERQLRELRIRIEEG, encoded by the coding sequence ATGCTGAGAACACACACGTGTGGAGAGCTGAGAGCAACAGACGAGGGAAAAAAAGTGAAGCTGTGCGGATGGGTGGACAGGATCAGAGATCTCGGTGGTGTGAGATTCATCGACTTGAGAGACAGATACGGTGAGACTCAAATCGTGTGCGATGTGAACAGTGAGGCTTACAGTGTTGTAGATGAACTCACAAGAGAATCCGTCGTTCTGGTTGAGGGAACCGTGAGAAAAAGGCCAGAAGGGACGGAAAATCCGAACATCGAAACAGGAGAAATAGAAGTCGTCGCCGAAAGAATAGAGATCCTGTCTCTTGCCGATCCGCTTCCTTTTTATCCTGGAGAAACACCTAAAGAAGAAATGAGACTCAAGTACAGATACATAGATCTTCGTTCCGAGAGAATGAAGAGAAATATCATTTTGAGATACAGAATATCGAAAATCATCAGAGATTACTTTGATGAACTCGGTTTCCTTGAAATAGAAACTCCCTTTCTCACAAGAAGCACTCCGGAAGGGGCGAGGGATTTCCTCGTACCTTCGAGACTCAGACCCGGAAAGTTCTACGCGCTGCCTCAATCTCCTCAGCTCTTCAAGCAGATTCTGATGATCTCCGGCTTCGACAGATACTTCCAGATAGTCAGATGCTTCAGGGACGAAGACCTCAGAGCAGACAGGCAACCGGAGTTCACCCAGGTTGACGTGGAGATGTCCTTTGTCGATGTGGAAGATGTACTGAATGTGAGCGAAGGAATGGTTTCAAGAGTGTTCAAAGAATCTTCTGGCATCGATCTCAAGGTTCCCTTCGACAGAATTCCGTACGACGATGCGATGGAAAAGTATGGAACAGACAAGCCAGACAGAAGATACGGAATGGAACTTCGAGATTTTGGATACGCTTTTGAGACCACGGAGTTCAAGGTGATAAGGAACGTCCTCAATGAAGGAGGAAGTGTGAAGGGTTTCATCGTTCCCGGATTCGCTTCGGAGATGAGCAGAAAGAAAGGCGAAGAACTCATGGCAAGAATGAAAGAACTCGGTCTCGGCGGTCTCATCTGGTTCAAATTGGACGGTGGAATCACGTCACCACACCTGAAACACCTCGAAAAAGAATTCAGAAAGATCGCAGAAACGGAAAACATGAACGAAGGAGACGTCTGTCTCATAGCGGCCCACACTGATAGAAACCTCCTCAACGAAGCCCTTGGAACGCTGAGGCTGGAAATCGGAAAAGAGCACTTCTCACACCTTGCAAAAGGATTCGATGTACTCTGGGTAGTCGACTTTCCATACTTCGAGTGGAGCGAGGAAGAAGAAAGATTTGTGGCGCGGCACCACCCCTTCACAATGCCCGTTCTGGAAACCTTAGGTGATGATTACACAAAGGTCCGGGCGAAAGCCTACGATCTCGTCATCAACGGTTACGAAGTCGGTGGAGGAAGCATCAGGATTCACAGAAGAGATATTCAGGAGAAAATCTTTGAACTTCTTGGGTTGAGTGAAGAGGAAGCACAGAAAAAATTCGGCTTCTTCCTCGAAGCGTTCAGGTACGGCGTTCCGCCGCACGGCGGGATAGCTTTCGGACTGGATCGATTGGTGAGCATCATAGCCGGTGAGAGTTCTATAAGAGAAGTGATAGCGTTTCCAAAAACAGGAAACGGTGTGTGCCTCTTGACGGGAGCCCCCGCTGAAGTTGATGAAAGGCAACTCAGAGAACTCAGAATTAGAATAGAGGAGGGATAA